In the Deinococcus sp. YIM 134068 genome, one interval contains:
- a CDS encoding alpha-hydroxy acid oxidase, giving the protein MTTPNLPDADQPELRGTVNLADLEALGRSRLDRNALEYYASGANDEVTLHANRAAFRALRLRPRMLVDVSNVDTSTTVLGLPLACPVGIAPSAFHGLAHRAAELGTARAAASAGSIMTLSTFSNTPIEDVADAAPGRMWFQLYPCIDRELSADLVRRAEAAGARALVVTVDAPFVGRREPNERHRFALPPHLRVPNVASRDHLARLESESGSQLVNYFQGLIDKAFTWDDLAWLRSVTSLPVVLKGLLTAEDAVLAAEHGCHVWVSNHGGRQLDTAISSIAALPEVVDAVGGRVEVYLDGGVTRGTDVLKAVALGARCIFLGRAALWGLAAGGEAGVRRTLDLLQDELRLALALSGKQNLGQVGRDLVRL; this is encoded by the coding sequence GTGACCACCCCCAACCTGCCGGACGCCGACCAACCCGAACTGCGCGGCACGGTCAACCTCGCGGACCTCGAAGCCCTGGGACGCTCCCGGCTGGACCGCAACGCACTGGAGTATTACGCGAGCGGCGCGAACGACGAGGTGACGCTGCACGCGAACCGGGCGGCCTTTCGCGCCCTGCGGCTGCGGCCCCGGATGCTCGTGGACGTGTCGAACGTGGACACCTCCACCACGGTCCTCGGCCTGCCCCTCGCCTGTCCGGTAGGCATCGCGCCGAGCGCCTTCCACGGCCTCGCGCACAGGGCGGCGGAACTCGGCACCGCGCGGGCGGCGGCCTCGGCGGGCAGTATTATGACGCTGAGCACCTTCTCCAACACGCCGATTGAGGACGTGGCGGACGCGGCACCGGGCCGGATGTGGTTTCAGCTCTACCCCTGCATCGACCGCGAGCTGAGCGCGGACCTCGTGCGGCGGGCGGAGGCGGCGGGCGCGCGGGCGCTCGTCGTCACGGTGGACGCGCCCTTCGTGGGCCGCCGCGAGCCGAACGAACGCCACCGCTTCGCCCTGCCGCCACATCTGCGCGTGCCCAACGTGGCGAGCCGCGACCACCTCGCCCGGCTGGAGTCGGAGAGCGGGTCCCAACTCGTGAACTACTTTCAGGGCCTGATCGACAAGGCGTTCACGTGGGACGACCTCGCGTGGCTGCGTTCGGTCACGTCCCTCCCCGTCGTTCTCAAGGGCCTCCTCACCGCCGAGGACGCCGTTCTCGCCGCCGAACACGGCTGCCACGTCTGGGTCAGCAATCACGGGGGGCGGCAACTGGACACCGCCATTTCTTCCATCGCGGCGCTGCCCGAGGTCGTGGACGCGGTGGGCGGGCGGGTGGAGGTCTACCTCGACGGTGGGGTGACACGCGGGACGGACGTGCTGAAGGCCGTCGCCCTCGGCGCTCGCTGCATCTTCCTCGGACGGGCGGCACTGTGGGGTCTTGCGGCGGGCGGGGAGGCGGGTGTGCGCCGAACGCTAGACCTGTTACAGGACGAACTCCGGCTGGCCCTCGCCCTGTCCGGCAAACAGAATCTCGGGCAGGTGGGGCGGGACCTCGTGCGGCTGTGA
- the thpR gene encoding RNA 2',3'-cyclic phosphodiesterase, giving the protein MTSKSPTKIRLGKVSKPRPRVEAETPEFPESAPEVQEATASPRTQRPTRQEDGHEDQSRTLRLFYALKVPQDVAAPLAEAQKQLRGNWRPVRADQFHVTLAYLPAVPPERVNDLKRLGTALTKDVPPLDVRLRGTGYFPNEGSPRVWFVKVEAEGLDALAAALRAGVRDLGLETDDLPFRAHITLARKKGPAPRVAPLLFDLGWQAGHAVLYRSILRKTGPIYETESTFRLRGEAASNQPPAASEPTPQATSHKPQAPHPPLTTTHSPVEETP; this is encoded by the coding sequence ATGACCAGCAAATCCCCGACGAAGATCAGGCTGGGGAAGGTGAGCAAGCCCCGCCCCCGAGTGGAGGCCGAAACGCCCGAGTTCCCCGAGTCCGCGCCGGAAGTGCAGGAGGCGACCGCTTCCCCCCGTACCCAGCGACCGACCCGGCAGGAGGACGGGCACGAGGACCAGAGCCGCACCCTCCGCCTCTTCTACGCCCTGAAGGTCCCGCAGGACGTGGCGGCCCCGCTCGCGGAAGCCCAAAAGCAACTGCGCGGCAACTGGCGTCCCGTGCGCGCCGACCAGTTCCACGTCACCCTCGCGTACCTGCCCGCCGTGCCGCCGGAACGGGTGAACGACCTCAAACGGCTCGGCACGGCGCTGACAAAGGACGTGCCGCCGCTGGACGTGCGGCTGCGCGGCACGGGCTACTTTCCCAACGAGGGCAGCCCGCGCGTGTGGTTCGTGAAGGTGGAGGCGGAGGGTCTGGACGCCCTCGCCGCCGCGCTGAGAGCGGGGGTGCGCGACCTCGGGCTGGAGACGGACGACCTGCCCTTCCGCGCCCACATCACCCTCGCGCGCAAGAAGGGACCGGCCCCGCGCGTCGCGCCCCTCCTCTTCGACCTCGGCTGGCAGGCGGGACACGCGGTGCTCTACCGCAGCATCCTCCGTAAGACCGGCCCGATCTACGAGACCGAGAGCACCTTCCGGCTGAGGGGGGAAGCGGCCAGCAACCAGCCCCCAGCCGCCAGCGAACCCACTCCACAAGCCACGAGCCACAAGCCACAAGCCCCCCACCCACCACTCACCACTACCCACTCACCCGTGGAGGAGACCCCATGA
- a CDS encoding VOC family protein, translated as MNVTASALSLNVPDVAASAEFVKRHFGFVESMTVPDTMCSLTRPDVGFNLIYLRTGLDSFKPPHIAGSAGQGLLVVFVVENIDAEYERLRAEGVPVVTPIETEPWGERYFQMEDPNGVIFQLVQWVEVSGNEGDDSQSP; from the coding sequence ATGAATGTCACCGCCTCCGCCCTCTCCCTCAACGTGCCCGACGTGGCCGCCTCCGCCGAGTTCGTCAAGCGGCACTTCGGCTTCGTGGAGAGCATGACCGTCCCGGACACCATGTGCTCATTGACCCGGCCAGACGTGGGCTTCAACCTGATCTACCTGAGAACTGGGCTGGACAGCTTCAAGCCGCCGCACATCGCTGGAAGTGCCGGACAGGGGCTGCTCGTCGTCTTCGTGGTCGAGAACATCGATGCCGAGTACGAACGCCTGCGGGCGGAAGGCGTGCCCGTCGTCACGCCCATCGAGACCGAGCCGTGGGGCGAGCGGTACTTTCAGATGGAGGACCCGAACGGCGTCATCTTTCAACTGGTGCAGTGGGTAGAGGTGTCAGGGAACGAAGGCGACGATTCTCAGTCACCCTAA
- the recA gene encoding recombinase RecA, whose protein sequence is MSKESTKEFGTPSDSKERSKAIDMAMSQIEKAFGKGSIMKLGAESKLDVQTVSTGSLSLDLALGVGGIPRGRVTEIYGPESGGKTTLALSIVAQAQKAGGTCAFIDAEHALDPVYARALGVNTDELLVSQPDNGEQALEIMELLVRSGAIDVVVVDSVAALTPRAEIEGEMGDSLPGLQARLMSQALRKLTAILSKTGTAAIFINQVREKIGVMYGNPETTTGGRALKFYSSVRLDVRKIGQPVKLGNDAVGNTVKVKTVKNKVAPPFKEVELTLMYGKGFDQLSDLVTLAADMDIIKKSGSFYSYGEERIGQGKEKAIAYIGERPEMENEIRERVLASIKEGRAGELPTVATVPAVAE, encoded by the coding sequence ATGAGCAAGGAAAGCACCAAAGAGTTCGGCACGCCCAGCGACAGCAAGGAGCGCAGCAAGGCCATCGACATGGCGATGAGCCAGATCGAGAAGGCGTTCGGCAAGGGTTCGATCATGAAGCTGGGGGCCGAGAGCAAGCTCGACGTGCAGACGGTCAGCACGGGCAGCCTCAGCCTCGACCTCGCGCTGGGCGTGGGCGGCATTCCGCGCGGGCGCGTCACCGAGATTTACGGCCCCGAGTCGGGCGGCAAGACCACGCTCGCGCTGAGCATCGTCGCGCAGGCGCAGAAGGCGGGCGGCACCTGCGCCTTCATCGACGCCGAGCACGCGCTCGACCCCGTGTATGCCCGCGCTCTAGGCGTGAACACCGACGAACTCCTCGTCTCGCAACCCGACAACGGCGAGCAGGCGCTGGAGATCATGGAACTCCTCGTGCGGTCGGGGGCGATTGATGTTGTGGTCGTGGACTCCGTGGCCGCGCTGACCCCCCGCGCCGAGATCGAGGGCGAGATGGGCGACAGCCTCCCCGGCCTGCAAGCCCGCCTGATGTCGCAGGCCCTCCGCAAGCTCACCGCCATCCTGAGCAAGACGGGCACCGCCGCCATCTTCATCAATCAGGTGCGCGAGAAGATCGGCGTGATGTACGGCAACCCGGAGACGACCACGGGCGGGCGGGCGCTGAAGTTCTACTCCTCCGTGCGTCTGGACGTTCGCAAGATCGGCCAGCCCGTCAAGCTCGGCAACGACGCCGTGGGCAACACGGTGAAGGTCAAGACCGTCAAGAACAAGGTCGCGCCGCCCTTCAAGGAGGTCGAGCTGACCCTGATGTACGGCAAGGGCTTCGACCAGCTCAGTGACCTCGTGACGCTCGCCGCCGACATGGACATCATCAAGAAGTCGGGGTCCTTCTACTCCTACGGCGAGGAGCGCATCGGCCAGGGCAAGGAAAAGGCCATCGCCTACATCGGCGAGCGCCCCGAAATGGAGAACGAAATCCGCGAGCGCGTGCTGGCGAGCATCAAGGAAGGCCGCGCGGGTGAGCTGCCGACGGTGGCGACGGTGCCCGCCGTGGCGGAGTGA
- a CDS encoding MarR family winged helix-turn-helix transcriptional regulator, whose translation MTQSTAEGAAFTELLLEVFRLNGLLLDAGDRLTRPLGLTSARWQVLGVVEHGPVTVAQIGRVMGLARQSVQQLTDALEREGFVRYVDNPRHRRARLVQLTEKGEDAAARLIPAQAEWADRIGGVRTLAEWQAALATLRALRARLEENASPTENNS comes from the coding sequence GTGACCCAATCCACGGCGGAGGGGGCCGCCTTCACGGAACTGTTGCTGGAGGTCTTCCGGCTCAATGGCCTGTTGCTGGACGCGGGCGACCGTCTGACGAGGCCACTCGGACTGACGAGCGCCCGGTGGCAGGTGTTGGGGGTGGTGGAACACGGCCCCGTGACGGTGGCGCAGATCGGGCGGGTGATGGGTCTCGCGCGCCAGAGCGTGCAGCAATTGACGGACGCGCTGGAGCGGGAGGGCTTCGTGCGCTACGTGGACAATCCCCGTCACCGCCGCGCCCGGCTGGTGCAGCTCACGGAGAAGGGGGAGGACGCCGCCGCCCGCCTCATCCCCGCTCAGGCCGAGTGGGCAGATCGCATCGGCGGCGTGCGAACGCTCGCAGAGTGGCAGGCCGCGCTGGCAACTCTCCGCGCCCTGCGTGCCCGTCTAGAAGAGAACGCGTCGCCGACGGAGAACAACTCCTGA
- a CDS encoding biotin transporter BioY, which produces MTPAVPAHPTLARTLAPARGLTRDVPLVLGGAAFVALVAQVEIPLWPVPITLQTLAVLLVGAALGWRRGAASLSTYLLAGAVGLPVFAGGSAGLAKFAGTTGGYLVGYILAAALVGWLVERYALDRTVRGTALAMLAGSAVIYACGLAWLGTVTGLQGQALLNAGFTPFLLGDALKLGLAALLLPGAWAWVGKR; this is translated from the coding sequence ATGACCCCAGCCGTTCCCGCCCACCCCACCCTCGCCCGCACGCTCGCGCCCGCGCGTGGTCTGACCCGTGACGTGCCCCTCGTCCTCGGCGGGGCCGCGTTCGTCGCCCTCGTCGCGCAGGTCGAAATCCCGCTGTGGCCCGTGCCCATCACCCTCCAGACGCTCGCCGTGCTGCTCGTCGGGGCCGCGCTGGGGTGGAGGCGGGGTGCGGCGAGCCTGAGTACGTACCTCCTCGCCGGGGCGGTCGGCCTGCCCGTGTTCGCGGGGGGCAGCGCGGGTCTCGCCAAGTTCGCGGGGACCACGGGCGGCTACCTCGTCGGCTACATCCTCGCCGCCGCCCTCGTCGGCTGGCTGGTGGAGCGGTACGCGCTGGACCGCACCGTTCGGGGCACCGCCCTCGCCATGCTCGCGGGCAGCGCCGTCATCTACGCCTGCGGGCTGGCATGGCTCGGCACCGTCACGGGGCTGCAAGGCCAGGCCCTCCTGAACGCGGGCTTCACCCCCTTCCTCCTCGGTGACGCCCTGAAACTCGGCCTCGCCGCCCTGCTGCTGCCGGGAGCGTGGGCGTGGGTGGGGAAGCGGTAA
- a CDS encoding biotin--[acetyl-CoA-carboxylase] ligase, whose product MPARLLPLLTDVPQSGETLGARLGVNRVTVNTLARRLAEGGVPVVTTRGGYALEVGTPAPQLVPVTGHFGRAMRYAGTVGSTQDEVRAWADDPDNLVPHGAAFVAERQTAGRGRRGRKWDTTHGTLVFSVLLHGPLPLPDLALMPFAAGVALQRACGVGGLKWPNDLLSPDGRKLAGILLEADLRGEEARRAVLGLGVNVTAAPPGAAHLAEFLPGVTRAALLARLLAELERWLVASPDAVLEAWRASNVTLGREVRLSTGRGDLIGTALDLDAQGGLVVQPPGGPPVTVHAGDVQLVGTLTPSHSQEDHP is encoded by the coding sequence GTGCCCGCCCGATTGCTGCCGCTGCTGACCGACGTGCCCCAGTCCGGGGAGACGCTGGGGGCGCGGCTCGGCGTGAACCGCGTTACGGTGAACACGCTGGCGCGGCGGCTGGCGGAAGGCGGCGTGCCCGTCGTCACCACGCGGGGCGGGTACGCGCTGGAGGTGGGGACGCCCGCGCCTCAGCTCGTGCCCGTCACGGGCCACTTCGGGCGGGCGATGCGCTACGCGGGCACGGTCGGTAGCACGCAGGACGAGGTGCGGGCGTGGGCGGACGACCCGGATAACCTGGTCCCCCACGGTGCCGCCTTCGTCGCCGAGCGGCAGACCGCCGGGCGTGGACGGCGTGGGCGGAAGTGGGACACCACCCACGGCACCCTCGTCTTCAGCGTGCTCCTCCACGGGCCGCTGCCCCTCCCCGACCTCGCGCTTATGCCCTTCGCGGCGGGGGTGGCCCTGCAACGCGCGTGCGGCGTCGGCGGGCTGAAGTGGCCCAACGACCTCCTGTCCCCCGACGGGCGCAAGCTCGCGGGCATCCTCCTCGAAGCCGACCTGCGGGGTGAGGAGGCCCGCCGCGCCGTCCTCGGTCTCGGGGTGAACGTCACCGCCGCGCCGCCGGGGGCCGCCCACCTCGCGGAATTTCTGCCCGGCGTCACCCGCGCCGCCCTCCTCGCCCGCCTCCTCGCCGAGCTGGAACGGTGGCTCGTCGCGTCGCCCGACGCCGTGTTGGAGGCGTGGCGCGCATCCAACGTCACCCTCGGGCGGGAAGTGCGCCTCTCCACCGGGCGCGGCGACCTCATCGGGACCGCTCTGGACCTCGACGCGCAGGGGGGCCTCGTCGTCCAGCCGCCCGGCGGCCCGCCCGTCACCGTTCACGCGGGGGACGTTCAGCTTGTTGGTACTCTCACCCCATCCCACTCGCAGGAGGACCACCCATGA
- a CDS encoding DUF6338 family protein has protein sequence MSDVSTLLASLIIIIPGYVAISVFSYVIGSRSREFVASTVWSVLAAALLYAVFDKIGVLVSKLGLTIPGVTIAQVLKTDLKEGRIGFGDTSVIDIIYLSLSVSMIGAMTGFFAGKLVRSRSFNFLSRRYTGHSYNPDIWNEYFIDDTHPCVYIKTKDGKELLANLAYASEVPSNKGVILYDVSFVDENTGELEDIELNGEPYMFVPGDNINYIIRYGGYSRDSLLERVMRLFDRDEVLLSFITLFIISAFILYYTY, from the coding sequence ATGAGTGACGTATCTACTCTATTAGCCAGCCTTATAATAATAATTCCTGGTTATGTGGCAATATCTGTATTTAGCTACGTTATTGGCTCTAGATCAAGAGAGTTTGTTGCCTCTACTGTTTGGAGCGTATTAGCTGCGGCTCTACTGTACGCCGTTTTTGACAAGATCGGTGTTCTTGTAAGCAAGCTCGGTCTAACTATACCGGGAGTGACTATAGCTCAGGTACTTAAAACTGATTTAAAGGAGGGAAGGATTGGTTTCGGTGACACCAGTGTTATTGATATAATCTATCTGTCTTTGTCTGTATCAATGATTGGTGCTATGACTGGTTTTTTTGCGGGAAAGTTGGTGAGGTCTAGAAGTTTCAACTTTCTAAGTAGGAGGTATACAGGACATTCGTACAACCCTGACATATGGAACGAGTATTTTATAGATGACACTCATCCTTGTGTTTATATTAAAACCAAGGACGGTAAAGAGCTGCTTGCTAATCTGGCGTACGCCTCAGAAGTACCTTCTAATAAGGGTGTGATTTTGTATGATGTGTCGTTTGTAGATGAGAACACAGGAGAGTTGGAGGACATAGAGTTAAACGGCGAACCATATATGTTTGTACCTGGCGACAACATAAATTATATAATTCGTTATGGTGGGTATAGTAGAGATAGCCTCCTAGAGAGAGTAATGAGGCTTTTTGATCGGGATGAGGTTCTACTGTCATTTATAACTTTGTTTATCATATCTGCGTTCATCCTCTACTATACGTACTAA
- a CDS encoding AbrB/MazE/SpoVT family DNA-binding domain-containing protein, protein MRTKTATISSKGQIVLPREVRERLGVGQGDEVEFVMDEQGIYLRPYREEKNPFVKWIGALRQGDETTEEFIRNSRHEGLTDEELHILRSGPGAQVFRIGPDGKEERV, encoded by the coding sequence ATGCGAACCAAGACAGCGACCATTAGCAGCAAGGGGCAGATCGTTCTGCCGCGTGAAGTCCGCGAACGGTTGGGGGTCGGCCAGGGGGACGAGGTGGAATTCGTGATGGATGAGCAGGGTATCTATCTGCGCCCTTACCGCGAGGAAAAGAACCCCTTCGTCAAATGGATTGGTGCCTTGCGGCAAGGAGACGAAACAACGGAGGAGTTCATCCGCAACTCTCGCCATGAGGGGCTGACGGATGAAGAACTTCATATCCTCCGAAGCGGTCCAGGGGCGCAGGTCTTCCGGATAGGTCCGGACGGGAAAGAGGAGCGGGTCTGA
- a CDS encoding Fur family transcriptional regulator, giving the protein MTMVRQTRQRQAVIEVLRASRGHPDAAWIHGQVRGQLPQVSLGTVYRTLDALVRDGVVMTIERAGQATRYDYKHAGEDHHHAVCRGCGAIFDVDAGAVPSIPAAALPAGFQITGVRLEFMGHCPDCTSRPAQDS; this is encoded by the coding sequence ATGACGATGGTGCGGCAAACCCGGCAGCGGCAGGCGGTGATCGAGGTGCTGCGGGCGTCTCGGGGCCACCCGGACGCGGCCTGGATCCACGGGCAGGTCCGGGGACAGTTGCCCCAGGTGAGCCTGGGGACCGTGTACCGCACGCTCGACGCCCTCGTACGTGACGGCGTGGTGATGACCATCGAGCGCGCGGGGCAGGCCACCCGCTACGACTACAAGCACGCGGGCGAGGACCACCACCACGCGGTCTGCCGGGGCTGCGGCGCGATCTTCGACGTGGACGCGGGGGCCGTGCCCTCCATCCCGGCGGCGGCGCTTCCGGCGGGCTTCCAGATCACCGGGGTGCGCCTGGAGTTCATGGGCCACTGCCCCGACTGCACGTCCCGGCCAGCCCAGGACAGCTAG
- a CDS encoding type II toxin-antitoxin system VapC family toxin, with translation MITALDTNVISDLLDQTSHSAALSVRLGQYAQQGPLVICGVVYAELHGRRHTNRAAIDTFLTSTGIRLDATMSEDAWAEAGRANADYHARRRAGGAAGIRPVLPDFLIGAHAQHHAHRLFTLNPANFADFPQLRVLTL, from the coding sequence CTGATTACCGCGTTAGATACCAACGTCATCAGCGATCTACTCGATCAAACTTCCCATTCCGCAGCCCTCTCGGTGCGACTGGGACAGTACGCGCAGCAAGGTCCACTGGTTATTTGCGGCGTCGTCTATGCCGAGTTGCATGGCCGACGCCACACCAACCGGGCCGCCATTGACACGTTTCTTACGAGCACCGGCATTCGCCTTGACGCCACCATGAGCGAAGACGCCTGGGCTGAGGCAGGCCGCGCCAACGCCGACTACCACGCGAGGCGGCGGGCGGGGGGAGCCGCTGGAATCCGCCCGGTCTTGCCCGACTTCCTGATCGGCGCACACGCTCAGCACCATGCCCACCGCCTCTTCACGCTCAATCCGGCAAACTTCGCCGACTTTCCACAGTTGCGCGTGTTGACGCTCTGA
- the pth gene encoding aminoacyl-tRNA hydrolase — MRLVVGLGNPGPNYARTRHNVGWFVVDEVARRWGAAWRREGKDAEVAEVRIGPAPGTRVLLVKPLTFMNAAGRAVGPLVTFYKLGGDALLVVQDDLDSPFGLLKFRLGGRHGGQNGVRDILRVLGTDAFPRLKVGISRPPAGWNPADWVLSRWREEEADTLAELVRLGANAVEAWATLGLAEAQGRFNGTDLRPKADPPAPAAEAPPQETV; from the coding sequence ATGCGCCTCGTCGTGGGTCTGGGCAATCCGGGGCCGAACTATGCCCGCACCCGCCACAACGTCGGCTGGTTCGTCGTGGACGAGGTGGCCCGCCGCTGGGGTGCCGCATGGCGCAGGGAGGGTAAGGACGCCGAGGTGGCCGAGGTCCGCATCGGTCCCGCTCCCGGCACCCGCGTCCTGCTCGTCAAGCCACTGACCTTCATGAACGCGGCGGGGCGGGCGGTGGGGCCGCTCGTCACCTTCTACAAGCTGGGCGGTGACGCGCTGCTCGTCGTGCAGGACGACCTCGACAGCCCCTTCGGCCTCCTGAAGTTCCGGCTGGGCGGGCGGCACGGCGGGCAGAACGGGGTGCGCGACATTCTCCGCGTCCTCGGCACCGACGCCTTTCCCCGGCTGAAGGTCGGCATCTCGCGGCCCCCGGCGGGCTGGAACCCGGCGGACTGGGTGCTGAGCAGGTGGCGCGAGGAGGAGGCGGACACGCTCGCCGAACTCGTCCGCCTCGGCGCGAACGCGGTGGAAGCGTGGGCGACCCTCGGGCTGGCCGAGGCGCAGGGCCGCTTCAACGGCACCGACCTCCGCCCGAAGGCCGACCCGCCCGCCCCCGCCGCCGAGGCCCCACCGCAAGAGACGGTCTGA
- a CDS encoding DUF6022 family protein: protein MTETFPNAVNGSPDILALGQWVDAQVAEQWETVLDTHREKLADAYARAGDMAFGTYLNLLLRDVKRHMRDLGLKATPPLPGDFDISREWGNADGTDNERWMWSLVTTTSGEALGTLVLSIPHDHTRFRLPRPPHVFALRETERAGVEAALSARSSDFARALPFHEEYAEYLRGQETEA, encoded by the coding sequence ATGACCGAGACCTTCCCCAACGCCGTGAACGGTTCGCCCGACATCCTCGCCCTGGGGCAGTGGGTGGACGCTCAAGTTGCCGAGCAGTGGGAAACCGTGCTGGACACCCACCGCGAGAAACTGGCGGACGCCTACGCGCGGGCCGGGGACATGGCCTTCGGCACCTACCTGAACCTGCTGCTGCGCGACGTGAAGCGGCACATGCGCGATCTTGGGCTGAAGGCCACTCCTCCCCTCCCCGGCGACTTCGACATCTCGCGCGAGTGGGGCAACGCCGACGGGACCGACAACGAACGCTGGATGTGGAGCCTCGTCACCACGACCTCCGGTGAGGCGCTGGGCACGCTGGTCCTGTCCATTCCACACGACCACACCCGCTTCCGGCTGCCGCGCCCTCCCCACGTGTTCGCCCTGCGCGAGACCGAGCGGGCCGGGGTGGAAGCCGCCCTGAGCGCCCGCTCCAGCGACTTCGCCCGCGCCCTGCCCTTCCACGAGGAGTACGCGGAGTATCTGCGGGGGCAGGAGACGGAGGCTTGA
- a CDS encoding type II toxin-antitoxin system VapC family toxin: MIYLLDTNIVSETSKPRPNLGVIAWLENVSIRDTALSVVTLGEIERGLLNTPDPTRRQRLEAWYRQDLLPQFAGQVLDVTHPVMTEWARLVQAARSAGQTPGTLDALIAATASAHGLIVVTRNIKDFAPLGVPTLNIWTL; this comes from the coding sequence GTGATCTACCTGCTGGACACGAACATTGTCAGTGAGACCTCCAAACCACGCCCAAACCTGGGGGTTATCGCTTGGCTGGAGAACGTTTCTATCAGGGACACGGCCCTGAGTGTCGTCACGCTCGGGGAGATCGAACGCGGCCTTCTCAACACGCCGGACCCCACCCGACGCCAACGGCTTGAGGCGTGGTACAGGCAGGACTTGCTCCCACAGTTCGCCGGTCAGGTCCTCGACGTGACGCATCCCGTGATGACCGAGTGGGCACGACTGGTTCAGGCCGCGCGCTCCGCCGGTCAGACGCCGGGCACCCTCGACGCCCTGATCGCCGCCACCGCCAGCGCCCACGGCCTCATCGTCGTCACGCGAAATATCAAGGACTTCGCCCCGCTCGGCGTGCCCACGCTCAATATCTGGACGCTCTGA
- a CDS encoding DUF427 domain-containing protein, translated as MFPSRPRPAPPGPHQESVWEYPRPPRLERTPARLEIWLGGVRIADTTEGFRVLETSHPPTYYLPPTAFLPGVLVPAGGGSVCEWKGKASYWTLSAGGKTAQSAGWSYERPTSAFLPIAGHVAVYAGRMDECRVDGERVTPQPGGFYGGWITANVVGPFKGEAGTLGW; from the coding sequence ATGTTCCCCTCGCGCCCGCGTCCCGCCCCGCCCGGTCCCCATCAGGAGAGCGTGTGGGAGTACCCGCGCCCGCCCCGACTGGAGCGCACACCCGCACGACTTGAAATCTGGCTCGGCGGCGTGAGAATTGCCGATACGACCGAAGGCTTTCGCGTCCTGGAGACGAGTCACCCACCGACCTACTACTTGCCACCCACCGCCTTCCTGCCCGGCGTCCTCGTTCCGGCGGGAGGCGGCAGCGTCTGCGAGTGGAAGGGGAAGGCGAGTTACTGGACGCTGAGTGCGGGCGGCAAGACGGCTCAAAGTGCGGGCTGGAGCTACGAGCGCCCCACGTCCGCCTTCCTCCCCATCGCCGGGCATGTCGCCGTCTACGCGGGCCGTATGGATGAGTGCCGGGTGGACGGCGAGCGCGTGACGCCGCAGCCGGGCGGCTTCTACGGCGGCTGGATTACGGCGAACGTGGTCGGGCCGTTCAAGGGCGAGGCGGGAACGCTGGGGTGGTGA